A single Brucella intermedia LMG 3301 DNA region contains:
- a CDS encoding glucose/quinate/shikimate family membrane-bound PQQ-dependent dehydrogenase, with the protein MLIWLTSLVLLLIGFSLGAGGIWLALLGGSWYYILSAIGFLLTAVLLSRRSGAALWVYALVILGSLGWAVYEVGFDWWQLGARGGVIVLLGFWLLTPWIRRPLNKGAGDSGLPLAVASVIAILVAGYAITQDTYNIAGDLPTEKVAATPDLGGNVPDGEWHQYGRTPYGQRYSPLTQVTPENVAKLQVAWQYQTGDVKQPQDVGETTYQVTPLKIGDSLYLCTPHNWAIALDAATGKEKWKFDPKVGFNTDRQHQTCRGVSYWKDATATAGAKCAERVYLPTSDARLIALDTATGEICTDFANGGTLDLSHGMKYNPAGYYYSTSPPVVVGDKIIVGGAVNDNYSTQEQSGVIRAFDIRTGQLLWNWDSGNPDVTTPLPEGEHYTTNSPNSWSVSSVDEKLGLVFVPLGNKVPDQLGMDRSENVEKYSSSIVALDVNTGQVRWVRQTVHHDLWDMDVPAQPVLLDINGVPALVGPTKQGDLYVLDRRTGEPIIPVREIPAPTGAIPEDHTAPTQPISDLTFSPPPLRESDMWGVTMFDQLACRIKFHQLFYEGRYTPPSLRGTIVYPGNFGVFNWGSVAVDPVRQVMFGMPTYLAFTSRLVPRADIPPKGQDEKGSEQGLNRNDGAPYGVFMGPFLGPLGIPCQTPPWGYVAGVDLRTGKIAYKHRNGTIRDMSPVPLPLKVGVPGIGGPMITAGGVVFLGAAVDDYLRAYDLTSGKQLWEARLPAGGQSTPMTYTVGDQQFVLMVAGGHGSVGTKPGDYVIAYTLPKS; encoded by the coding sequence TTGCTTATCTGGTTAACTTCTCTCGTACTTCTTTTGATCGGGTTTTCGCTCGGAGCAGGCGGTATCTGGCTCGCCCTGCTGGGCGGCAGCTGGTATTACATACTTTCGGCGATCGGCTTTCTGCTGACCGCCGTTCTGCTTTCGCGGCGTAGCGGCGCCGCACTATGGGTTTACGCTCTCGTCATTCTCGGATCGCTTGGCTGGGCCGTTTATGAAGTCGGCTTCGACTGGTGGCAGCTCGGCGCACGCGGCGGCGTCATCGTGCTGCTGGGATTCTGGTTGCTGACGCCATGGATCAGGAGGCCCTTGAACAAGGGTGCAGGCGACAGCGGCCTGCCGCTGGCCGTGGCATCGGTGATCGCAATCCTGGTTGCCGGTTATGCGATAACGCAGGATACCTACAATATCGCAGGCGACCTGCCGACCGAAAAAGTGGCTGCGACGCCCGACCTCGGCGGCAACGTGCCCGATGGCGAATGGCATCAATACGGTCGAACGCCTTACGGCCAGCGCTATTCGCCGCTGACGCAGGTAACGCCGGAGAACGTCGCCAAACTCCAGGTTGCCTGGCAGTACCAGACCGGCGACGTCAAGCAGCCGCAGGACGTGGGCGAAACGACCTATCAGGTCACGCCGCTCAAGATTGGCGATTCGCTCTATCTGTGCACCCCGCATAACTGGGCTATTGCGCTGGATGCGGCGACGGGCAAGGAAAAGTGGAAGTTCGACCCGAAGGTCGGCTTCAATACGGACCGCCAGCACCAGACCTGCCGCGGCGTCAGCTACTGGAAGGATGCAACGGCAACGGCAGGCGCGAAATGCGCCGAGCGCGTCTATCTGCCGACGTCCGATGCAAGATTGATTGCGCTGGATACGGCAACCGGGGAAATCTGCACGGATTTCGCCAATGGCGGGACGCTCGATCTCAGCCATGGCATGAAATATAATCCGGCAGGCTATTATTACTCCACCTCGCCCCCGGTCGTTGTCGGGGACAAGATCATCGTCGGCGGCGCCGTCAATGACAATTACTCGACGCAGGAACAGTCGGGCGTCATTCGTGCCTTCGATATCCGCACCGGGCAACTGTTGTGGAACTGGGATTCCGGCAATCCGGATGTGACCACGCCGCTCCCCGAAGGCGAGCACTATACGACGAACTCTCCGAACAGCTGGTCCGTTTCGAGTGTGGATGAAAAGCTCGGACTGGTCTTTGTTCCGCTCGGCAACAAGGTGCCGGACCAGCTTGGCATGGACCGCAGCGAGAATGTGGAGAAGTATTCCTCCTCCATCGTTGCGCTCGACGTGAACACCGGACAGGTTCGCTGGGTGCGCCAGACGGTCCACCATGATCTGTGGGACATGGACGTTCCGGCCCAGCCGGTCCTGCTGGATATCAACGGGGTCCCGGCGCTGGTCGGCCCGACCAAGCAGGGCGATCTCTACGTTCTTGATCGGCGCACCGGCGAACCGATCATTCCGGTCAGGGAGATCCCGGCGCCGACAGGCGCTATACCGGAAGACCATACGGCTCCCACGCAGCCGATCTCCGATCTGACTTTCAGCCCGCCGCCCTTGCGCGAAAGCGACATGTGGGGCGTGACGATGTTCGATCAGCTCGCCTGCCGCATCAAGTTCCACCAGCTGTTTTATGAAGGCCGCTACACGCCGCCTTCCTTGCGGGGAACGATTGTCTATCCGGGCAATTTCGGTGTGTTCAATTGGGGTAGCGTGGCGGTCGATCCGGTCCGGCAGGTGATGTTCGGCATGCCGACCTATCTCGCCTTCACCTCGCGTCTGGTTCCGCGCGCCGATATTCCGCCGAAAGGACAGGATGAAAAGGGAAGCGAGCAGGGCCTGAACCGCAATGATGGCGCGCCCTATGGCGTGTTCATGGGGCCGTTCCTCGGTCCGCTCGGCATTCCCTGCCAGACCCCGCCATGGGGCTATGTGGCCGGGGTGGACCTGCGCACCGGCAAGATTGCCTACAAGCATCGCAACGGGACGATCCGCGACATGTCGCCGGTTCCGCTTCCGTTGAAGGTGGGCGTTCCGGGTATTGGCGGTCCGATGATCACCGCTGGCGGCGTCGTCTTCCTGGGCGCGGCAGTGGACGACTATCTGCGCGCCTATGACCTGACTTCCGGCAAGCAGCTCTGGGAGGCCCGGCTTCCGGCTGGCGGCCAGTCGACCCCGATGACCTATACGGTCGGCGACCAGCAGTTCGTCCTGATGGTGGCGGGCGGGCATGGTTCGGTCGGAACCAAACCGGGCGATTATGTAATCGCCTATACGCTGCCGAAGAGCTGA
- a CDS encoding ABC transporter permease codes for MSAAHETIRANGTKGLLAHIDKLGLVIAAIGLSGLLLPFANFRANRIVQGEPRHVFDALPTELALALAAIVAGGLLIGLIRSNNWLRLVAALFCLATVLAAIGLAATYLSPEGNNYARVSPASGFWLLFFASALYVADGLVRLRAGPFLRVGLLVVAGLLLALLLSSGLWDSISFMKEYQGRADSFWNEAQRHIALALGSLLAATVVGIPLGLVCHRVPKLRAFVLNSLNIVQTIPSMALFGILIAPLSWVATQFPWVGALGIRGIGAAPAFVALFLYSLLPIVANTVAGLAQVPEPVTDAARGMGMTRLQRLFKTEFPLAFPVILTGIRIVMVQNIGLTTIAALIGGGGFGTFVFQGIGQTAMDLVLLGALPTVLLAFAAAVILDAAIEITEKGSSL; via the coding sequence ATGAGTGCAGCACATGAGACGATCCGGGCAAATGGCACGAAGGGCTTGCTTGCCCATATCGACAAGCTCGGACTGGTCATTGCGGCCATCGGCTTGTCGGGTTTGCTCCTGCCTTTTGCGAACTTTCGGGCAAACCGCATCGTTCAGGGCGAGCCGCGCCATGTTTTCGACGCCCTGCCGACCGAACTGGCGCTGGCGCTTGCCGCTATCGTGGCGGGAGGGCTGCTGATCGGGCTGATTCGCAGCAACAACTGGCTGCGGCTCGTGGCGGCTCTGTTCTGCCTTGCGACGGTGCTGGCGGCGATCGGGCTTGCCGCGACATATCTCTCGCCCGAAGGAAACAATTACGCACGCGTTTCTCCGGCTTCCGGCTTCTGGCTATTGTTTTTTGCCAGCGCCCTTTATGTCGCCGATGGGCTGGTCCGGCTGCGGGCCGGTCCGTTCCTGCGTGTGGGACTGCTGGTCGTTGCAGGTCTGCTTCTGGCGCTTCTGCTTTCGTCGGGCCTGTGGGACAGCATCTCCTTCATGAAGGAATATCAAGGCCGGGCGGACAGCTTCTGGAATGAAGCACAACGGCACATAGCGCTGGCATTGGGGTCGCTCCTCGCAGCAACGGTCGTCGGCATTCCGCTCGGACTTGTCTGCCATCGTGTGCCGAAACTGCGCGCTTTCGTGCTGAACAGCCTCAATATCGTGCAGACCATTCCGTCGATGGCGCTGTTCGGCATCCTGATTGCGCCGCTGAGCTGGGTCGCCACCCAGTTTCCATGGGTCGGCGCCCTCGGCATCCGTGGCATCGGCGCGGCACCGGCATTCGTCGCGCTTTTTCTCTATTCGCTGCTGCCAATCGTGGCCAACACCGTGGCAGGGCTGGCGCAGGTGCCGGAGCCGGTGACGGATGCCGCGCGCGGCATGGGCATGACTCGCCTGCAACGCCTCTTCAAGACCGAGTTTCCGCTGGCATTTCCCGTTATCCTCACCGGCATACGCATCGTCATGGTGCAGAATATCGGCCTGACGACCATCGCGGCGCTGATCGGCGGCGGCGGCTTCGGAACTTTCGTCTTTCAAGGGATCGGCCAGACGGCGATGGACCTCGTCCTGTTGGGCGCCCTGCCGACCGTTCTTCTCGCCTTTGCAGCCGCCGTCATCCTCGATGCCGCGATAGAAATCACGGAGAAAGGCAGCTCCCTATGA
- a CDS encoding ABC transporter permease — protein MRLLVSIVPRLVLLGILLLFLARPRLFEPLFRPLVDEGVPAIYDRASFVTLTLQHLGLVALATLAAALVAVSMAIFVTRKHGAEFLPLSRSLVNIGQTFPPVAVLALAVPIFGFGDKPTLIALFLYGLLPIFENTLTGLTTLPSPVVEAARGMGMTSAQRLVKIEVPLAMPVILAGIRLSAVISLATATIGSTVAARTLGEVIIAGLISNNLAFVLQGGLVVAALAILIFDGFQAIEHYLLKRTGRTGTAL, from the coding sequence ATGAGATTGCTCGTGTCCATTGTCCCGCGCCTCGTGCTTCTGGGCATCCTGCTCCTGTTCCTGGCGCGGCCCCGGCTGTTCGAGCCGCTGTTTCGCCCGCTCGTCGATGAAGGCGTGCCAGCCATCTATGATCGCGCCAGCTTCGTGACATTGACCTTGCAGCATCTGGGCCTCGTGGCGCTCGCAACACTGGCCGCGGCTCTCGTGGCCGTCTCGATGGCGATCTTCGTGACCAGAAAGCACGGCGCGGAGTTTCTGCCGCTTTCACGCAGCCTCGTGAACATAGGGCAGACTTTTCCTCCGGTCGCGGTGCTGGCGCTGGCCGTTCCCATCTTCGGTTTCGGGGACAAGCCGACCCTGATCGCCCTCTTCCTCTATGGCCTGCTTCCGATCTTTGAAAACACGCTGACAGGGCTGACCACCTTGCCATCGCCGGTTGTCGAAGCCGCGCGCGGCATGGGGATGACCAGCGCCCAAAGGCTTGTGAAAATCGAGGTTCCGCTGGCCATGCCGGTCATTCTGGCGGGCATCAGGCTTTCCGCCGTGATCAGCCTTGCCACTGCCACCATCGGGTCCACGGTCGCTGCCAGAACCCTTGGCGAAGTCATCATTGCCGGGCTTATTTCCAACAATCTCGCCTTCGTTTTGCAGGGCGGGCTCGTCGTGGCCGCACTTGCCATACTCATCTTCGATGGGTTTCAGGCAATTGAGCATTATCTCCTGAAACGTACCGGACGAACCGGAACCGCTCTTTGA
- a CDS encoding ABC transporter substrate-binding protein — MSYGNLFKGSAVALALLAGAIQFSSVAHAQVVVSSKIDTEGGVLGNIILAVLNANGIQTTDRIQLGATPVVRKAITAGEIDIYPEYTGNAAFFFNKADDPLWKDAAKAFETAKKLDYDANKIVWLAPSPANNTWGIAVRKDVADENKLTNLSEFGKYISGGGKVILAASSEFVNSAAALPAFQTAYSFTLKPDQLITLSGGDTAATIAAAANQTNGANAAMVYGTDGGIAPSGLVVLEDDKHVQPVYQPAPIIREEVLKKNPKIEELLKPVFAKLDLTTLQELNGRVQLGGEPAKAVAEEFLKTNGFLK; from the coding sequence ATGTCGTACGGAAATCTATTCAAGGGAAGTGCCGTCGCACTTGCCCTCCTTGCGGGCGCAATCCAGTTTTCCAGCGTCGCGCATGCACAAGTGGTCGTCTCTTCCAAGATCGACACGGAAGGCGGCGTTCTCGGCAACATCATTCTGGCCGTTCTCAACGCAAACGGCATCCAGACCACGGATCGCATCCAGCTTGGCGCCACGCCCGTGGTGCGCAAGGCGATCACCGCAGGCGAAATCGACATTTATCCCGAATATACGGGCAATGCGGCCTTTTTCTTCAACAAGGCGGACGACCCGCTGTGGAAAGATGCCGCCAAGGCGTTCGAGACTGCGAAGAAGCTAGATTACGACGCCAACAAGATTGTCTGGCTCGCCCCCTCGCCCGCAAACAACACCTGGGGCATTGCGGTGCGCAAGGACGTCGCCGACGAAAACAAGCTTACGAACCTGAGCGAATTCGGAAAATACATTTCAGGCGGCGGAAAGGTCATTCTGGCCGCATCGTCTGAATTCGTGAATTCGGCGGCCGCCCTGCCAGCCTTCCAGACCGCCTACAGCTTCACCCTGAAACCCGACCAGCTGATCACGCTTTCAGGCGGCGACACGGCCGCGACCATCGCCGCCGCCGCCAACCAGACCAACGGCGCCAATGCGGCCATGGTCTATGGCACCGATGGCGGTATCGCGCCGTCCGGGCTTGTCGTGCTCGAGGACGACAAGCATGTGCAGCCGGTCTATCAGCCCGCGCCGATCATCCGGGAAGAGGTTTTGAAGAAAAACCCGAAAATCGAGGAGCTGCTGAAGCCGGTTTTCGCAAAGCTCGATCTCACGACCCTTCAGGAACTCAACGGTCGCGTGCAACTCGGCGGTGAACCGGCAAAGGCGGTCGCGGAGGAATTTCTCAAGACCAACGGCTTTCTGAAATAG
- a CDS encoding substrate-binding domain-containing protein: MFRKSLSRILFSGVALAMMAGAASAEGIGASLLTQQHPFYISLADAMKKEAQAENVPLEIAIANQDLSKQLADVEDFITKGVDVIVISPVDSKGVRSAINKAQKAGIKVITVDVPANNVDVTSFVGTDNFAGGEKAAELMAKSIGEKGNVAVIDYPTVQSVVDRIEGFKKGIAKYPDIKIVAIQPGITRPEALSAAQNILQANPDIVGIFGFGDDAALAAASAVKSAKLESQVKVIGFDGMEEARNAVKNDPVMVGVIAQYPDQMGKVAVETAAKVIKGEEVPAKQPIVPGVVTKDGETR; encoded by the coding sequence ATGTTTCGCAAATCGCTCAGCCGTATTCTCTTTTCCGGCGTAGCCCTGGCCATGATGGCAGGCGCTGCATCTGCCGAAGGCATCGGCGCATCGCTTCTCACCCAGCAGCATCCGTTCTACATCTCGCTCGCAGACGCGATGAAGAAGGAAGCGCAGGCAGAGAATGTGCCGCTGGAAATCGCCATCGCCAATCAGGACCTGAGCAAGCAGCTCGCCGATGTGGAAGATTTCATCACCAAGGGCGTCGACGTCATCGTCATCTCGCCGGTTGACAGCAAGGGCGTTCGCTCGGCCATCAACAAGGCCCAGAAGGCAGGCATCAAGGTCATTACCGTCGATGTTCCGGCCAACAATGTCGATGTGACCTCCTTCGTCGGCACGGACAATTTCGCAGGCGGCGAGAAGGCCGCCGAACTGATGGCGAAGTCCATCGGTGAAAAGGGCAATGTCGCCGTTATCGATTACCCGACGGTCCAGTCGGTCGTCGATCGCATCGAAGGCTTCAAGAAGGGCATCGCCAAATATCCGGACATCAAGATCGTTGCGATCCAGCCGGGCATCACCCGTCCGGAAGCCCTTTCGGCTGCACAGAACATCCTGCAGGCCAACCCGGATATCGTCGGCATCTTCGGCTTCGGCGACGACGCCGCACTGGCCGCTGCCTCGGCGGTGAAGTCGGCCAAGCTTGAAAGCCAGGTCAAGGTCATCGGCTTCGACGGCATGGAAGAAGCCCGCAACGCCGTGAAGAACGACCCGGTCATGGTTGGCGTCATTGCCCAGTATCCCGACCAGATGGGCAAGGTTGCGGTTGAAACCGCTGCCAAGGTCATCAAGGGTGAGGAAGTTCCGGCCAAGCAGCCGATCGTTCCGGGTGTCGTCACCAAGGACGGCGAAACCAGGTAA
- a CDS encoding ABC transporter ATP-binding protein, producing the protein MIEFDHITKRYNGRAAVDAVSFTIEPHSIAAIVGTSGSGKTTLLRMVNRLVEPTDGEIRIDGRSIMDEPGHVLRRRIGYVIQQNGLFPHRTVAENIATVPLLLGWDKQRIDRRVDELLDLFQLEAADYRDRYPHELSGGQQQRVGVARALAAGPNILLMDEPFGALDPVIRAKAQEDLKAIQKRLGTTIILVTHDMEEAISLGDRIAVMDDGKLLQYGPPAEILARPATDFVERLVGTGERPFRLLSLMDLKTVLQPGDASGETLPVTASQRDALAALLWSGRKALPVLDAEGRPLGRVTLDRLLHQAERPA; encoded by the coding sequence ATGATCGAGTTCGACCATATCACGAAGCGCTATAACGGGCGCGCAGCGGTCGACGCCGTAAGCTTCACCATCGAGCCGCACAGCATCGCCGCCATTGTCGGAACGTCGGGATCGGGCAAAACCACCTTGCTGCGGATGGTCAATCGTCTGGTCGAGCCGACCGATGGAGAAATCCGCATCGATGGCCGCAGCATCATGGACGAACCCGGCCATGTCCTGCGGCGGCGGATCGGCTATGTCATCCAGCAGAACGGGCTTTTTCCGCACCGCACCGTGGCGGAGAATATTGCAACGGTTCCGCTGCTGCTCGGATGGGACAAACAGCGCATCGACAGGCGCGTCGATGAATTGCTGGACCTTTTCCAGCTGGAGGCTGCCGACTATCGCGACCGCTATCCGCACGAACTTTCCGGAGGGCAACAGCAGCGCGTCGGCGTGGCGCGGGCGCTTGCCGCCGGGCCGAACATCCTTCTCATGGACGAGCCGTTCGGGGCACTCGATCCGGTTATCCGGGCCAAGGCGCAGGAAGACCTGAAGGCGATCCAGAAGCGGCTCGGCACGACCATAATCCTTGTCACGCACGACATGGAGGAAGCGATCTCGCTGGGCGACCGGATCGCCGTCATGGATGATGGAAAACTGCTGCAATATGGTCCACCGGCGGAAATCCTTGCTCGTCCGGCAACCGATTTCGTCGAGCGTCTTGTCGGTACGGGCGAACGGCCCTTCCGTCTCCTTTCGCTGATGGACCTGAAAACCGTGCTACAGCCGGGTGATGCAAGCGGTGAAACCCTGCCGGTAACGGCATCGCAACGCGATGCGCTTGCCGCACTCCTGTGGTCCGGGCGCAAGGCGCTTCCCGTTCTCGACGCGGAAGGACGCCCGCTCGGCCGGGTCACGCTCGACAGGCTTCTGCATCAGGCAGAGCGTCCGGCATGA
- a CDS encoding sugar ABC transporter ATP-binding protein, whose amino-acid sequence MEAPRVTDTVTAAKSERKAVSDTVLEIRDVAKSFGPVVALKRMNLTVRRGRVHTLLGENGAGKSTLMKILAGVFKPTSGTIHLKGASYAPKDPRDARANGIAIVFQELSLSRNLSVAENIFANHEPSRFGFIRERELNAAAEKLIEELGLPVDARAKVGDLSIAQRQLVEIAKGLSQPVDVVILDEPTSSLSDSEAEILFSIIERLKARGTAVIYISHRMEEIMRLSDDITVVRDGEYVTTTEKSETTIERLIALMVGREMNDIYPPRVAPRPSASVAPILETKNLSVAGKFHDVSIGVKPGEVLGLFGLVGSGRSDVMKALFGMLRPTGEIRLDGKPVALSSPSDAIRNGIAFVTENRKEEGLVLPHSVERNINMVGLGQLAGPFGLMRSSAERSAARAEVLRLAIKTASLDTVAGSLSGGNQQKIVLAKWLQTKPRILILDEPTRGVDVGAKFEIYRIIRELAANGAAILMVSSELPEVLGLSDRVAVMHNKHVAAIVDADGLTPETVMSYAAGMHQ is encoded by the coding sequence ATGGAGGCCCCAAGAGTGACAGATACTGTGACAGCCGCCAAATCCGAACGAAAAGCCGTTTCGGACACCGTTCTCGAGATTCGCGATGTGGCAAAATCCTTCGGCCCGGTGGTCGCGCTGAAGCGCATGAACCTGACCGTGCGTCGCGGCCGCGTCCATACGTTGCTCGGTGAGAACGGCGCCGGCAAATCCACGCTGATGAAGATCCTCGCCGGCGTGTTCAAGCCGACTTCGGGAACGATACATCTCAAAGGTGCATCCTATGCGCCGAAAGACCCGCGCGATGCCCGCGCAAACGGCATTGCCATCGTCTTTCAGGAACTGAGCCTGTCGCGCAATCTCAGCGTCGCCGAAAACATCTTCGCCAATCACGAGCCGAGCCGCTTCGGCTTCATCCGGGAGCGCGAGCTGAACGCCGCCGCCGAAAAGCTGATCGAAGAGCTTGGCCTGCCGGTGGATGCGCGCGCGAAGGTCGGCGACCTGTCGATTGCCCAGCGCCAGCTCGTTGAAATCGCCAAGGGCCTCAGCCAGCCCGTAGACGTCGTCATTCTGGACGAGCCGACCTCGTCGCTTTCCGACAGCGAAGCGGAAATCCTGTTCTCGATCATCGAGCGCCTGAAAGCACGCGGCACCGCCGTCATCTACATCTCGCACCGCATGGAAGAAATCATGCGGCTTTCCGACGATATTACTGTCGTGCGCGACGGCGAATATGTAACGACCACCGAAAAGAGCGAGACCACCATCGAGCGGCTGATCGCCCTGATGGTCGGCCGTGAGATGAACGACATCTATCCGCCGCGCGTCGCGCCAAGACCATCGGCAAGCGTGGCGCCAATCCTTGAAACGAAGAACCTTTCGGTCGCGGGCAAGTTTCACGATGTTTCCATCGGTGTGAAGCCCGGTGAGGTTCTGGGCCTTTTCGGACTGGTCGGCTCCGGCCGTTCGGACGTCATGAAGGCGCTGTTCGGGATGCTGCGGCCAACGGGTGAAATCCGCCTCGACGGAAAGCCGGTCGCCCTCTCCTCGCCGTCCGACGCCATTCGCAACGGCATTGCTTTCGTGACCGAAAACCGCAAGGAAGAAGGCCTCGTTCTTCCGCACAGCGTGGAACGCAACATCAACATGGTCGGGCTCGGCCAGCTGGCAGGCCCGTTCGGGCTCATGCGTTCCAGTGCGGAGCGTTCTGCCGCCAGGGCGGAAGTGCTGCGGCTTGCCATCAAGACAGCTTCGCTGGATACGGTTGCCGGATCGCTCAGCGGCGGCAACCAGCAGAAGATCGTGCTGGCAAAATGGCTCCAGACAAAGCCGCGCATTCTCATTCTCGATGAGCCGACACGCGGCGTCGATGTCGGCGCGAAATTCGAAATCTACCGCATCATCCGTGAACTTGCCGCCAATGGCGCGGCGATCCTGATGGTTTCCTCCGAACTGCCGGAAGTGCTGGGCCTCAGCGACCGCGTGGCCGTCATGCACAACAAGCATGTCGCCGCCATCGTCGATGCCGATGGCCTTACGCCGGAAACCGTCATGAGCTACGCAGCAGGAATGCATCAATGA
- a CDS encoding LacI family DNA-binding transcriptional regulator → MTEQKIRTMEEFAAASGLSRPTVSKYFDNPESVKPSTRLRIEKALKDYNYQPNIFAVSLNRKKPKNIGVIVPHISDPFYAEIIRQIEMRCLAEGYWPIVLSSHGERKLEARAMRTLMSLKIAGVLMAPLGFETDAKLLSSLSDSTPAVFLDSRIGDDQPFVGTDNRQSIGNITEYLYRTGEHPCFLEMPAVNQNALERRSAYIETMERLGVEPIVLPITAKNWNFEELGYQEAGRILDRGGFPTRTVLCANDRLAFGVISAAFERRRHVGREEGCDLRVAGHDDHPLSRFTCPPLTTVAQDYRQIAQLGLDMLFSRINAQESGAAVEKEIRRLDSHLIMRGSA, encoded by the coding sequence ATGACCGAACAGAAGATCAGGACGATGGAAGAGTTCGCAGCCGCAAGCGGATTGTCCCGTCCCACGGTCTCGAAATATTTCGACAATCCCGAAAGCGTAAAGCCCTCGACGCGCCTTCGTATCGAAAAGGCGCTGAAGGATTACAACTATCAGCCCAACATCTTCGCGGTCAGCCTCAACCGCAAGAAGCCGAAGAACATCGGCGTCATCGTCCCCCATATTTCCGATCCGTTCTATGCGGAAATCATCCGCCAGATCGAAATGCGCTGCCTGGCGGAAGGCTACTGGCCGATCGTTCTGTCGTCGCATGGCGAGAGAAAACTCGAGGCGCGGGCGATGCGCACGCTCATGTCTCTCAAGATCGCGGGCGTTCTGATGGCTCCGCTCGGTTTCGAGACGGATGCGAAGCTGCTTTCCAGCCTGTCGGATTCGACGCCCGCGGTTTTTCTCGACAGCCGTATCGGCGACGATCAGCCCTTTGTCGGCACCGATAATCGCCAGAGCATCGGCAACATTACCGAATATCTCTATCGAACGGGCGAACATCCCTGCTTCCTCGAAATGCCGGCGGTAAACCAGAACGCGCTGGAACGGCGGTCGGCCTATATCGAAACCATGGAGAGGCTGGGCGTTGAGCCGATCGTGCTTCCCATCACGGCCAAGAACTGGAATTTCGAGGAACTGGGCTATCAGGAAGCAGGCCGGATTCTGGATCGCGGCGGGTTTCCGACGCGAACCGTTCTATGCGCCAATGACCGTCTGGCCTTCGGCGTCATTTCCGCAGCATTCGAACGGCGGCGGCATGTCGGGCGCGAAGAAGGCTGCGATCTTCGGGTCGCCGGTCACGACGACCATCCTCTCAGCCGCTTCACCTGTCCGCCGCTGACGACGGTCGCGCAGGACTACCGGCAAATCGCGCAACTGGGTCTCGACATGCTTTTCTCGCGGATCAATGCGCAGGAAAGCGGGGCGGCAGTCGAGAAGGAAATCCGTCGCCTGGACAGCCACCTCATCATGCGCGGCTCTGCCTGA
- the cueR gene encoding Cu(I)-responsive transcriptional regulator — MNIGQAAAASGISAKMIRHYETIGLIEAAERTGSGYRVYTQKDVETLRFIRRSRDLGFQVEQIKELLALWRDRNRASADVKKVALGHVEELEAKMRQLQEMADTLRYLAKNCHGDNRPDCPIIHQLAENSAEGRKRPAPRKGELLHGKI, encoded by the coding sequence ATGAACATCGGGCAGGCAGCTGCAGCATCTGGCATATCGGCGAAGATGATCCGCCATTATGAAACAATCGGGCTCATCGAAGCCGCCGAGCGGACCGGTTCGGGTTACCGCGTCTATACGCAGAAAGATGTCGAAACCCTGCGCTTCATCCGCCGCAGCCGCGATCTCGGTTTTCAGGTTGAGCAGATCAAGGAACTGCTGGCGCTCTGGCGTGACCGCAACCGCGCATCGGCTGACGTGAAGAAGGTGGCGCTTGGCCATGTCGAGGAGCTCGAAGCCAAGATGCGCCAGTTGCAGGAAATGGCCGATACGCTGCGCTACCTCGCCAAGAACTGCCACGGCGACAACCGTCCCGATTGCCCGATCATCCACCAGCTTGCCGAAAACAGTGCCGAGGGCCGCAAACGTCCGGCCCCGCGCAAGGGCGAATTGCTGCACGGCAAGATCTGA